The following are encoded together in the Azospirillum lipoferum 4B genome:
- a CDS encoding pentapeptide repeat-containing protein has protein sequence MAERDPKEVDELRTIIQAHQAWLKRPSSGRRADLSFRDLSRLNLERVSLAGAKLAGANLTNTRMVKANLSQADLFGADMEAVNLSGAIVTGADLRGANLHRAQLTDANLRGADFRAGELVDSGGTDGNRTTRGTGTTRLTEAKMERSILAGANFSGCDLTGADLNDADLTGAELTSAVLMGTDFCGANLDGAVFGNTVMDHATLTRTYIPFALPPDAIVQPNYTAMPIAEFLELVERHERWVDSGGTDGARLDLDLVSVAGADLHGRTLAAARLRRCRLPGARLTKASLEMAELSYIDLDEADLREAVLRGATLRRAYLAHTLMNGVDARPVPLAGGRDWPANFEGADFSDADLRDSTMGPAVVRGANFNNALTDRSGIDMPSASSPFPPPPPEERRRQKRFVRPGMVVHTEHGSFPARNWSVGGLCLLAVNQPYQRGQTFQARVVLADRQEVAAVANLVVLHRDEERGQLSVRFHQYGDDLKALLKTAFLEHQRMAG, from the coding sequence ATGGCCGAACGCGATCCCAAAGAGGTCGACGAACTCCGGACGATCATCCAGGCGCATCAGGCGTGGCTGAAGCGGCCGTCCAGCGGCCGCCGCGCTGACCTCAGCTTCCGCGACCTGTCGCGGCTGAACCTGGAGCGCGTGTCGCTGGCCGGGGCCAAGCTGGCCGGGGCTAACCTCACTAACACCCGCATGGTGAAGGCCAACCTGTCGCAGGCCGACCTGTTCGGCGCGGACATGGAGGCGGTCAACCTGTCGGGCGCCATCGTGACCGGCGCCGATCTGCGCGGGGCCAACCTGCACCGCGCCCAGCTGACCGACGCCAACCTGCGCGGTGCCGATTTCCGCGCCGGTGAACTGGTCGACAGCGGCGGCACGGACGGCAACCGGACGACCCGCGGCACCGGCACCACCCGGCTGACCGAAGCCAAGATGGAGCGCTCGATCCTGGCCGGCGCCAATTTCAGCGGCTGCGACCTGACCGGCGCCGACCTGAACGATGCCGACCTGACCGGGGCGGAGCTGACGTCGGCCGTGCTGATGGGCACCGATTTCTGCGGGGCCAACCTCGATGGGGCGGTGTTCGGCAACACGGTGATGGACCACGCCACCCTGACCCGCACCTACATCCCCTTCGCCCTGCCGCCCGACGCCATCGTCCAGCCCAACTACACCGCGATGCCGATCGCCGAGTTCCTGGAACTGGTGGAGCGGCATGAACGCTGGGTCGACAGCGGCGGGACCGACGGGGCGCGACTCGACCTCGACCTCGTGTCGGTGGCCGGGGCGGACCTGCATGGCCGCACGCTGGCGGCCGCCCGGCTGCGCCGCTGCCGCCTGCCCGGCGCCCGCCTGACCAAGGCGAGCCTGGAAATGGCGGAGCTGTCCTACATCGACCTGGACGAGGCCGACCTGCGCGAGGCCGTGCTGCGCGGGGCCACCCTGCGCCGCGCCTATCTGGCGCACACGCTGATGAACGGGGTGGATGCCCGGCCGGTGCCTCTGGCCGGCGGCCGCGACTGGCCAGCCAATTTCGAGGGCGCCGACTTCTCCGACGCCGACCTGCGCGACTCCACCATGGGGCCGGCGGTCGTCCGCGGAGCGAATTTCAACAATGCGCTGACGGACCGGTCGGGCATCGACATGCCCAGCGCCTCCAGCCCCTTTCCTCCGCCCCCGCCGGAGGAGCGGCGGCGCCAGAAGCGCTTCGTGCGCCCGGGCATGGTCGTCCACACCGAACATGGCAGCTTCCCCGCTCGGAACTGGTCGGTGGGGGGCCTGTGCCTGCTGGCGGTCAACCAGCCCTATCAGCGCGGCCAGACCTTCCAGGCCCGCGTGGTGCTGGCCGACCGGCAGGAGGTGGCAGCCGTCGCCAACCTCGTGGTGCTGCACCGCGACGAGGAACGCGGCCAGCTGTCCGTCCGCTTCCACCAGTATGGCGACGACCTGAAGGCGCTGCTGAAGACCGCCTTCCTGGAGCATCAGCGGATGGCCGGCTGA
- a CDS encoding MlaC/ttg2D family ABC transporter substrate-binding protein, producing the protein MTVDNAAATATFRPTMLTRRKFVACAALLAVSGWAGHTLISPAAAQGADQGASAFIQKLGNDAIATFSDKSLSRDQAIQRFRTLLYAGFDVPYIGRWVLGRYWNSANEAQRAEYQKLFEQLIVNTYAERFVEYSGETFKITGTSPAGEADTMVTTQIVRPNGPPVNVSWRVRKAGADFKIIDVVVENVSMGVTQRQEFASVVEQNGGRIDGLIQALRQKVGRAG; encoded by the coding sequence ATGACCGTTGACAATGCCGCGGCAACCGCCACCTTTCGCCCTACCATGCTGACACGCCGCAAGTTTGTCGCGTGCGCTGCCCTGCTCGCGGTGAGCGGTTGGGCCGGGCACACCCTCATCTCCCCCGCCGCTGCGCAAGGCGCGGACCAGGGAGCCAGCGCGTTCATCCAGAAACTGGGGAACGACGCCATCGCAACCTTCTCGGACAAGAGCCTGTCGCGCGATCAGGCGATCCAGCGCTTCCGCACGCTCCTGTACGCCGGCTTCGACGTGCCGTATATCGGCCGCTGGGTGCTGGGCCGCTACTGGAACAGCGCCAACGAGGCGCAGCGGGCCGAATACCAGAAGCTGTTCGAACAGCTGATCGTTAACACCTATGCCGAGCGTTTCGTCGAATATTCGGGCGAGACCTTCAAGATCACCGGAACCTCCCCGGCCGGTGAAGCGGATACCATGGTGACGACGCAGATCGTCCGCCCCAACGGTCCGCCGGTGAATGTCAGCTGGCGCGTCCGCAAGGCCGGTGCCGATTTCAAGATCATCGACGTGGTGGTGGAGAATGTCAGCATGGGCGTGACCCAGCGGCAGGAGTTCGCCTCCGTCGTCGAGCAGAACGGCGGACGCATCGACGGCCTGATCCAGGCCCTGCGCCAGAAGGTCGGCCGCGCCGGCTGA
- a CDS encoding MlaA family lipoprotein, translating into MKLASLSRSLLRTATVVAFALTATACATNPGDSGATEAAYQVNDPLELPNRFVFAANEAADILVIRPAAEVYVGVVPDPVRDAIHNFIDNLMSPLYIANNLLQGNVEGASNATGRFLTNTILGVGGIADVATQAGIPHAPEDFGQTLAVWGVGDGPYIVLPLLGPSNLRDTAGYAVDSVGDPVRIWAYGTDHKGMLVGRAVVSAIDRRSQILKEVDDLRRNSLDFYATARSLYQQQRRAAIANNKASAAPEFPDYSTPPKP; encoded by the coding sequence ATGAAGCTGGCCAGCCTTTCCCGCTCCCTCCTCCGTACGGCCACCGTCGTGGCATTCGCCCTGACGGCAACGGCCTGCGCGACCAACCCGGGCGACTCGGGCGCAACGGAGGCCGCCTATCAGGTCAACGATCCGCTGGAACTCCCCAATCGCTTCGTCTTTGCCGCCAACGAGGCGGCGGACATTCTGGTGATCCGTCCGGCGGCGGAGGTTTACGTCGGCGTCGTGCCCGATCCGGTGCGCGATGCGATCCACAACTTCATCGACAACCTGATGTCGCCGCTCTACATCGCCAACAACCTGCTGCAGGGCAATGTGGAGGGGGCGTCCAACGCCACCGGGCGCTTCCTGACCAACACCATCCTTGGCGTGGGCGGTATCGCCGACGTCGCCACCCAGGCCGGCATCCCGCATGCGCCGGAGGATTTCGGCCAGACGCTGGCGGTGTGGGGCGTGGGTGACGGTCCGTACATCGTGCTGCCGCTGCTGGGCCCGTCGAACCTGCGCGATACCGCCGGCTATGCCGTCGACAGCGTCGGCGATCCGGTTCGCATCTGGGCCTACGGCACCGATCACAAGGGCATGCTGGTTGGCCGCGCCGTCGTCAGCGCCATCGACCGCCGGTCGCAGATTCTCAAGGAGGTCGACGACCTGCGCCGCAACTCGCTGGACTTCTACGCCACCGCGCGCAGCCTGTACCAGCAGCAGCGCCGTGCGGCGATCGCCAACAACAAGGCGTCGGCCGCGCCGGAGTTCCCGGACTATTCCACCCCGCCGAAGCCCTGA
- a CDS encoding ArsR/SmtB family transcription factor yields MDDLLATLKAAAETTRLRLLALCAHGELTVTELTQILGQSQPRVSRHLKLLCDAGLLDRFREGTFAFYRLAEKGKSAELARVLVDAIPDEDPTLTLDLERLEAIKRARSETAAAYFRENAARWHEIRSLHVAEGEVEAALLRLVPEEGVEELLDIGTGTGRMLEVLAGRVHRAIGVDQSREMLAVARNRLEEAGLRHCHVRQADMYQLPFPSGSFDAAVIHQVLHYTESPAGVLAEAARVLRPGGLLLVVDFAPHHLEALREEHAHRRLGFADAEVAGWCRQSGLDCGPVVHLPGDPLTVSIWPATRFAAGVQIPSPQNQSPKPAHSLSGVPS; encoded by the coding sequence ATGGACGATCTGCTGGCGACGCTGAAGGCGGCGGCCGAAACCACGCGGTTGAGGTTGCTGGCGCTTTGCGCGCATGGCGAGTTGACGGTGACCGAACTGACCCAGATCCTGGGCCAGAGCCAGCCGCGCGTCTCGCGCCACCTGAAGCTTCTGTGCGATGCCGGGCTGCTCGACCGCTTCCGCGAAGGGACCTTCGCCTTCTACCGCCTTGCGGAGAAGGGAAAGTCTGCCGAGCTGGCGCGCGTGCTGGTCGACGCCATCCCCGACGAGGATCCGACCCTGACGCTGGATCTGGAGCGGCTGGAGGCGATCAAGCGCGCGCGGTCGGAAACCGCCGCCGCCTATTTCCGTGAGAATGCCGCGCGCTGGCACGAGATCCGCTCCCTTCACGTTGCGGAAGGCGAGGTCGAGGCCGCTCTGCTGCGCCTGGTCCCGGAAGAAGGGGTGGAGGAACTGCTGGACATCGGCACCGGCACCGGACGGATGCTGGAGGTGCTGGCCGGGCGCGTCCACCGTGCGATCGGGGTAGACCAGTCGCGCGAGATGCTGGCCGTCGCCCGCAACCGGCTGGAGGAGGCGGGGTTGCGCCACTGCCATGTCCGGCAGGCGGACATGTACCAGCTGCCGTTTCCCTCCGGCTCCTTCGACGCCGCGGTGATCCATCAGGTGCTGCACTATACCGAATCGCCGGCCGGCGTGCTGGCGGAGGCGGCGCGGGTGCTGCGCCCCGGCGGGCTGTTGCTGGTCGTCGATTTCGCCCCCCATCATCTGGAAGCCCTGCGCGAGGAGCATGCGCACCGCCGCCTGGGCTTCGCGGACGCCGAGGTCGCCGGCTGGTGCCGCCAGTCCGGCCTGGATTGCGGCCCGGTGGTGCATCTGCCGGGTGATCCGCTTACCGTTTCCATCTGGCCGGCCACCCGCTTTGCGGCCGGCGTTCAAATTCCTTCCCCGCAAAACCAATCCCCGAAGCCCGCCCACTCGCTCAGCGGAGTCCCGTCATGA
- the metF gene encoding methylenetetrahydrofolate reductase [NAD(P)H], translating to MTAPTSAQPSISFEFFPPKSEKMEQSLWQSIRRLAPLSPDFVSVTYGAGGSTRERTHATVCRIQAETGIPAAAHFTCVGATRDEIDAIARTYWDAGIRHLVALRGDPPETAGGVGGRYEPYPGGYAYAADLVAGMKRIADFEISVAAYPEAHPEAPSAQFDLDNLKRKVDAGATRAITQFFFDNDVYFRFLDRCAAAGIHVPIVPGILPITNFARAVEFAGKCGASMPAKLAETFEGLDDDPETRQLVAATVAAEQCQELQARGVHDFHFYTLNRSDLTIAICRMLGVKAKAAAAVAPVAG from the coding sequence ATGACCGCGCCCACCTCTGCGCAGCCCTCCATCAGCTTCGAGTTCTTCCCGCCCAAGTCGGAGAAGATGGAACAGAGCCTGTGGCAGTCGATCCGGCGGCTGGCCCCGCTTTCGCCCGATTTCGTGTCGGTGACCTACGGCGCCGGCGGATCGACGCGCGAGCGCACCCACGCCACCGTCTGCCGCATCCAGGCGGAGACCGGCATCCCGGCAGCCGCCCACTTCACCTGCGTCGGTGCCACCCGCGACGAGATCGACGCGATTGCCCGCACCTATTGGGACGCCGGCATCCGCCATCTCGTGGCCCTGCGTGGCGACCCGCCGGAGACCGCCGGCGGCGTCGGTGGCCGCTATGAGCCGTATCCCGGCGGCTATGCCTATGCCGCCGATCTGGTGGCGGGAATGAAGCGCATCGCCGACTTCGAGATCTCGGTCGCGGCCTATCCGGAAGCCCATCCGGAAGCGCCGAGCGCCCAGTTCGACCTGGACAACCTGAAGCGCAAGGTCGATGCCGGCGCCACCCGCGCCATCACCCAGTTCTTCTTCGACAACGACGTGTATTTCCGCTTCCTCGACCGCTGCGCCGCGGCCGGCATCCATGTGCCGATCGTTCCCGGCATCCTGCCGATCACCAACTTCGCCCGCGCGGTGGAGTTCGCCGGCAAATGCGGCGCCTCGATGCCGGCGAAGCTGGCCGAGACCTTCGAGGGCCTGGACGACGACCCCGAGACCCGCCAACTGGTCGCCGCGACCGTGGCCGCCGAACAGTGCCAGGAGCTGCAGGCGCGGGGGGTGCACGATTTCCACTTCTACACCCTGAACCGGTCGGACCTGACCATCGCCATCTGCCGCATGCTTGGCGTGAAGGCGAAGGCCGCTGCTGCGGTCGCGCCGGTGGCGGGGTAG
- a CDS encoding DUF29 domain-containing protein, with product MDSRIGYDTDFYAWTQEQARLLREAATERSNSPIDWEHIAEELDIMGGQVKDAIRSHLATVIEHLLKLEYSPDPYPRRKWRISVTKARRHLEDKLEEHPSLQRWPAEILGKAWLDGRDDACQDDSIAIDALPKDCPYALEDLRDPDWWPVNRHGLEG from the coding sequence ATGGACAGCCGGATCGGGTACGACACCGACTTCTACGCCTGGACCCAGGAACAGGCGCGGTTGCTGCGTGAAGCGGCAACCGAGCGCTCCAACTCGCCCATCGACTGGGAGCACATCGCCGAGGAACTCGACATCATGGGCGGGCAGGTCAAGGACGCGATCCGCAGCCATCTGGCCACGGTGATCGAGCATCTTCTGAAGCTGGAATACTCGCCCGATCCCTATCCGCGCCGGAAATGGCGGATCTCCGTGACCAAGGCCCGCCGCCATTTGGAGGACAAGCTGGAGGAGCATCCGAGCCTGCAGCGCTGGCCGGCCGAGATCCTGGGAAAGGCGTGGCTGGACGGCCGCGACGACGCCTGCCAGGACGACAGCATCGCCATCGACGCGCTGCCGAAGGACTGCCCCTATGCTCTGGAGGATCTGCGCGATCCGGACTGGTGGCCGGTGAACCGGCATGGGCTGGAGGGCTAA
- the metH gene encoding methionine synthase, with translation MPHILDTLRDRVLLCDGGFGSRIQALDLDVEKDYWGHENCTDILPLSRPDIVRDIHRGYFEAGADMVETDTFGASPVTLGEFGISEKAFEINQRAVELAREAAESFRDGQPRFVIGSIGPGTKLPSLGHIAYQPAEDSFYVQAAGLIAGGADAILVETCQDPLQIKAAVNGIKRARAEANSDTPVFVQVTVETTGTLLVGTDIAAAATVIQALDVPLMGLNCATGPLEMSEHVRWLSQNWPGLISVQPNAGLPELVDGKTHYPLLANDFAHWLERFVSEDGVNLVGGCCGTNVPHIAAANQMLRKLAPAGSHRPAPKGRTVHWVPAVASLYSQVTLRQENAFFAIGERCNANGSKKWRELQEKNDWDGCVEMAREQVKEGSHSLDVCTAFVGRDEVAEMNAVISRFAGSVTAPLVIDSTEYKVLEQALALYGGKAILNSINFEDGEEPARKRLELAKKFGAAVIALTIDEEGMAKTPDRKLAIAKRLYDLAVNEYGLAPSDLLFDPLTFTIATGNEDDRKLAIWTLEGIEAIAREMPGCQIILGLSNVSFGLNAAARHVLNSVFLDHAVKKGMTGAIVHVSKILPLHQIPEKEVKTAEDLIFDRRAEGYDPLQAFIALFEGRKAADAKKKARAENVEDRLKERIVDGDRTGLEDDLAEAMKTHPPLEIINTYLLDGMKVVGELFGAGKMQLPFVLQSAETMKAAVAWLEPHMEKIEGQQKGTLVLATVKGDVHDIGKNLVDIILTNNGYKVINLGIKQPVTAIIQAAKEHKADAVGMSGLLVKSTVVMRENLEEMTREGLEVPVLLGGAALTRAYVEGDCVASYGSGRVAYAGDAFDGLTLMDKVVEGSFDQQLAIQQAKRAGKATNRRRVLGQATSAATGPVDKDAVRARRHRLAEGVPVPTPPFWGPKLIDHVPLKTLVTYLNERMLYQLQWGYRKDGKSFEEFKEWAKKELRPVLDRILQIAAKEEILRPTAVYGYWKAAADGNDVILFEEDGTTEAARFTMPRQGKEDGECIADFLRDVTDPERDVLGLQVVTMGQHCAEVAREWFAENRYQDYLYLHGLSVEMTEAMAEYVHARIRAELGYGAEDSRDKEKLLQQSYRGSRYSFGYPACPNLKDQEQLLKLLDAGRIGIEMSDEDQLHPEQSTSAIVLHHPRAKYFSV, from the coding sequence ATGCCCCACATCCTCGACACCCTGCGTGACCGTGTTCTGCTTTGCGACGGCGGGTTCGGCAGCCGCATCCAGGCGCTCGACCTCGACGTCGAGAAGGATTACTGGGGGCACGAGAACTGCACCGACATCCTGCCCCTGTCGCGCCCCGACATCGTCCGCGACATCCACCGCGGCTATTTCGAAGCCGGCGCCGATATGGTGGAGACCGACACCTTCGGCGCCTCGCCGGTGACGCTGGGCGAGTTCGGCATCTCCGAAAAGGCCTTCGAGATCAACCAGCGCGCCGTCGAACTGGCGCGCGAGGCGGCCGAAAGCTTCAGGGACGGCCAGCCGCGCTTCGTCATCGGCTCCATCGGGCCGGGAACCAAGCTGCCCAGCCTGGGCCACATCGCCTATCAGCCGGCGGAGGACAGCTTCTATGTCCAGGCCGCGGGCCTGATCGCCGGCGGGGCCGACGCCATCCTGGTGGAGACCTGCCAGGACCCGCTGCAGATCAAGGCCGCCGTCAACGGCATCAAGCGCGCGCGGGCCGAGGCCAACAGCGACACCCCCGTCTTCGTCCAGGTCACCGTTGAGACCACCGGCACGCTGCTGGTCGGCACCGACATTGCCGCCGCCGCCACCGTCATCCAGGCGCTGGACGTGCCGCTGATGGGCCTGAACTGCGCCACCGGCCCGCTGGAGATGAGCGAGCATGTGCGCTGGCTGTCGCAGAACTGGCCGGGCCTGATCTCGGTCCAGCCCAATGCCGGCCTGCCGGAACTGGTGGACGGCAAGACGCACTACCCCTTGCTTGCCAATGACTTCGCCCATTGGCTGGAGCGTTTCGTGTCGGAGGACGGGGTCAACCTCGTCGGCGGCTGCTGCGGCACCAACGTGCCCCACATCGCCGCGGCGAACCAGATGCTGCGCAAGCTGGCGCCCGCCGGCTCGCACCGCCCGGCGCCGAAGGGACGCACCGTCCATTGGGTGCCGGCGGTGGCCTCGCTCTACTCCCAGGTCACGCTGCGCCAGGAGAACGCCTTCTTCGCCATCGGCGAGCGCTGCAACGCCAATGGCTCCAAGAAGTGGCGCGAGTTGCAGGAGAAGAACGACTGGGACGGCTGCGTCGAGATGGCGCGCGAGCAGGTGAAGGAAGGCAGCCACTCGCTGGACGTCTGCACCGCCTTCGTCGGCCGTGACGAGGTGGCGGAGATGAACGCCGTCATCTCCCGCTTCGCCGGCTCCGTCACTGCCCCGCTGGTGATCGATTCCACCGAGTACAAGGTGCTGGAACAGGCGCTGGCGCTCTATGGCGGCAAGGCGATCCTCAACTCCATCAACTTCGAGGATGGCGAGGAGCCGGCGCGCAAGCGTCTTGAGTTGGCCAAGAAGTTCGGCGCCGCCGTCATCGCGCTGACCATCGATGAAGAGGGCATGGCGAAGACGCCCGACCGCAAGCTTGCCATCGCCAAGCGGCTCTACGATCTGGCGGTGAACGAGTACGGCCTTGCCCCGTCCGACCTGCTGTTCGATCCGCTGACCTTCACCATCGCCACCGGCAACGAGGACGACCGCAAGCTCGCCATCTGGACGCTGGAGGGCATCGAGGCCATCGCCCGCGAGATGCCCGGCTGCCAGATCATCCTGGGCCTGTCCAACGTCTCCTTCGGCCTGAACGCCGCGGCGCGCCATGTGCTGAACTCGGTCTTCCTCGACCATGCGGTGAAGAAGGGGATGACGGGCGCCATCGTCCATGTCTCCAAGATCCTGCCGCTGCACCAGATCCCCGAGAAGGAGGTCAAGACCGCCGAGGATCTGATCTTCGACCGCCGCGCGGAGGGTTACGACCCGCTCCAGGCCTTCATCGCGCTGTTCGAAGGCCGCAAGGCCGCCGACGCCAAGAAGAAGGCCCGCGCCGAAAATGTGGAAGACCGGCTGAAGGAGCGCATCGTCGACGGCGACCGCACCGGCCTGGAGGACGACCTCGCCGAGGCGATGAAGACCCACCCGCCGCTGGAGATCATCAACACCTATCTGCTCGACGGCATGAAGGTGGTGGGCGAGCTGTTCGGCGCCGGCAAGATGCAGCTTCCCTTCGTGCTGCAGTCGGCGGAGACGATGAAGGCCGCCGTGGCGTGGCTGGAGCCGCATATGGAGAAGATCGAGGGGCAGCAGAAGGGCACGCTGGTCCTCGCCACCGTGAAGGGCGACGTCCACGACATCGGCAAGAACCTCGTCGACATCATCCTGACCAACAACGGCTACAAGGTCATCAATCTCGGCATCAAGCAGCCGGTGACCGCCATCATCCAGGCCGCCAAGGAGCACAAGGCCGACGCCGTCGGCATGTCCGGCCTGCTGGTGAAGTCCACCGTGGTGATGCGCGAGAACCTGGAGGAGATGACCCGCGAGGGGTTGGAGGTGCCGGTCCTGCTCGGCGGCGCCGCGCTGACCCGCGCCTATGTCGAGGGCGACTGCGTGGCGTCCTACGGCTCCGGCCGCGTGGCCTATGCCGGCGATGCCTTCGATGGGCTGACCCTGATGGACAAGGTGGTGGAGGGCAGCTTCGACCAGCAGCTCGCCATCCAGCAGGCCAAGCGCGCCGGCAAGGCGACCAACCGCCGCCGTGTGCTGGGGCAGGCCACCAGCGCCGCCACCGGCCCGGTCGACAAGGACGCCGTCCGCGCCCGCCGCCACCGGCTGGCCGAGGGCGTGCCGGTGCCGACCCCGCCCTTCTGGGGGCCGAAGCTGATCGATCATGTGCCGCTGAAGACGCTGGTCACCTACCTGAACGAGCGGATGCTCTACCAGCTGCAATGGGGCTACCGGAAGGACGGCAAGTCCTTCGAGGAGTTCAAGGAGTGGGCGAAGAAGGAGCTGCGGCCGGTGCTCGACCGCATCCTCCAGATCGCGGCGAAGGAGGAAATCCTGCGCCCGACCGCCGTCTACGGCTATTGGAAGGCGGCGGCCGACGGCAACGACGTGATCCTGTTCGAAGAGGACGGCACCACCGAGGCCGCCCGCTTCACCATGCCCCGCCAGGGCAAGGAGGATGGCGAGTGCATCGCCGACTTCCTGCGCGACGTGACCGACCCGGAGCGTGACGTGCTCGGCCTCCAGGTCGTCACCATGGGGCAGCACTGTGCCGAGGTGGCGCGCGAGTGGTTCGCGGAGAACCGTTACCAGGACTATCTCTACCTGCACGGCCTGTCGGTGGAGATGACCGAGGCGATGGCGGAGTATGTCCATGCCCGCATCCGGGCCGAGCTGGGTTACGGCGCCGAGGACAGCCGCGACAAGGAGAAGCTGTTGCAGCAGTCCTACCGCGGCAGCCGCTACAGCTTCGGCTATCCGGCCTGCCCGAACCTGAAGGACCAGGAACAGCTGCTGAAGCTGCTGGACGCCGGCCGCATCGGCATCGAGATGTCGGACGAGGACCAGCTGCATCCGGAGCAGAGCACCTCGGCCATCGTCCTGCACCACCCGCGGGCCAAGTACTTCTCGGTGTGA
- a CDS encoding nucleotidyltransferase domain-containing protein: MSVVDARNDEKLQLLLDRIVPALEPEAVYLFGSRARGDFDEDSDYDLLVIVPDDAPKQRRSAVFAHAAKAGTGIPADIVPCRRSFFEANKDQVGTLSYKATHEGVRVYGA, encoded by the coding sequence ATGTCTGTGGTCGACGCACGGAACGACGAAAAGCTGCAACTCCTGCTGGACCGGATCGTCCCGGCCCTGGAGCCGGAGGCCGTCTACCTGTTCGGCAGCCGGGCGCGCGGCGACTTCGACGAGGACAGCGATTACGACCTGCTGGTGATCGTCCCGGACGATGCGCCGAAGCAGCGTCGATCCGCGGTGTTCGCCCATGCGGCCAAGGCCGGCACCGGCATCCCGGCGGACATCGTGCCGTGCCGGCGTTCCTTCTTCGAAGCGAACAAGGATCAGGTCGGCACGCTGAGCTACAAGGCCACGCATGAAGGGGTGCGGGTCTATGGGGCTTAG
- a CDS encoding HEPN domain-containing protein, producing the protein MGLRVGPEAWLATASVDLRAGRACLSVPDPIVTAATYHCQQAAEKLVKAALVWLEIDVPRSHDIDSLVMRIPRDLPIRERLSPLGRFTAFATLYRYPGEAGDVSDEPTMEEVLGWLDEIETTLHSVSLIISAGTGPQS; encoded by the coding sequence ATGGGGCTTAGGGTCGGACCCGAAGCATGGCTGGCGACGGCATCCGTTGACCTGCGTGCCGGCCGGGCATGCCTTTCGGTTCCGGATCCCATCGTCACAGCCGCCACGTATCATTGTCAGCAGGCCGCGGAAAAGCTGGTGAAGGCGGCGCTGGTCTGGTTGGAGATCGACGTACCCCGTTCCCATGACATTGACTCGCTCGTCATGCGCATTCCGCGCGACCTGCCGATACGGGAACGCTTGTCGCCCCTCGGGCGCTTCACCGCTTTTGCCACCTTGTACCGATATCCAGGCGAGGCGGGCGACGTCTCCGATGAACCGACCATGGAGGAAGTGCTTGGTTGGTTGGACGAGATAGAAACGACCTTGCATAGCGTTTCTCTTATCATTTCAGCCGGTACCGGACCCCAATCATGA
- a CDS encoding thioesterase family protein — MTPATPLDLHRESVRPEWIDYNGHMNVAYYLLAFDHATDAVLDRFGIGKAYVAAENRSVFVVDAHLTYAREVTEGAPLRFDSLVLGADAKRLHLFHEMRHAEEGWLAATAEFMLLHVDLATRKTSPFPPEVAAALTQQAAAHAAGPRPPQAGRGVAPLDPVKSDRSPG; from the coding sequence ATGACCCCCGCCACCCCCCTCGACCTCCACCGCGAGTCCGTCCGTCCGGAGTGGATCGACTACAACGGGCACATGAACGTGGCCTATTACCTGCTGGCCTTCGATCATGCGACGGACGCCGTGCTCGACCGGTTCGGGATCGGCAAGGCCTATGTCGCGGCGGAGAATCGGTCGGTCTTCGTCGTCGACGCCCACCTGACCTATGCCCGCGAGGTGACGGAAGGGGCGCCGCTCCGCTTCGATTCGCTGGTTCTGGGCGCGGACGCCAAGCGGTTGCACCTGTTCCACGAGATGCGGCATGCGGAAGAAGGGTGGCTCGCGGCGACCGCGGAGTTCATGCTGCTGCATGTCGATCTCGCCACCCGCAAGACCTCTCCTTTCCCGCCGGAGGTTGCGGCGGCTCTCACCCAACAGGCGGCGGCCCATGCGGCCGGTCCCCGGCCGCCCCAGGCCGGACGGGGGGTGGCGCCGCTGGATCCTGTCAAATCCGACAGGAGCCCAGGTTGA
- a CDS encoding pentapeptide repeat-containing protein, with the protein MKTAFVARLRSAPLLAAAAVVTVLFAGPALAACTEAAQPKVNWRRCSMEEQTLTGVDLSGAMLRDATFQRANLGQAKLTGADGYRARFISSTALGAIFDGARLIEADFTRANLTGASFRDADLRNAKMVGAVLVRADLTGARLSGTDLSNADLSGARWTDGTHICAESSIGQCN; encoded by the coding sequence ATGAAGACTGCATTTGTCGCTCGGCTCCGCTCCGCCCCTCTTCTGGCCGCGGCTGCGGTCGTCACCGTCCTTTTCGCCGGACCGGCGCTGGCCGCCTGTACCGAGGCGGCGCAGCCGAAAGTCAATTGGCGGCGCTGTTCGATGGAGGAACAGACTCTGACCGGGGTCGACCTCAGCGGTGCGATGCTGCGCGATGCGACCTTTCAGCGGGCCAATCTGGGGCAGGCCAAGCTGACCGGTGCCGACGGCTATCGCGCCCGGTTCATCAGCAGCACGGCGCTGGGGGCGATCTTCGACGGGGCCCGGCTGATCGAAGCCGATTTCACCCGCGCCAACCTGACCGGCGCCAGTTTCCGCGATGCCGACCTGCGCAATGCCAAGATGGTGGGTGCGGTGCTGGTGCGGGCCGATCTGACCGGGGCCAGGCTGTCCGGCACCGATCTGAGCAACGCCGACCTGTCGGGTGCCCGCTGGACCGACGGCACACACATCTGTGCGGAAAGCTCGATCGGGCAATGCAACTAG